One part of the Roseomonas gilardii genome encodes these proteins:
- a CDS encoding AsmA family protein has translation MIRWAIRIMLSLAVLLLLALAGGWWLLPRLDLGSVAGRIGGTLLGRDLSFTGLKVVPGHWTRLEARGLRLAGLPGAAPMLEIAQAEGELDILSLFQGPPVLRHLSVSGARLRLERTPDGTGNWHFGAKPSVASSGGASGEVRTASPEAPRGAGRQAAPEARGNGPEALPPVDPSGRAGIPVLLDLALADGEVEIATSSGNRLHVRLDRVSLGAEDLDQPVRLGAQGAYNGLPLRLQADLASFLALRDTGEPCAVTLRVSSGDTSLGFGGTMVDPLNLDGAKGQLVLEAASPDVLLSIVGSPPAQPGQGPALRLAGMLERSGDHWRLRDATGSLGGAAITGGRLRLDEGARGQPDSLALDLPFGRLDLNRLLGGASSGRSGEADLSLEVDRSPDMLVSARLSAEQLDYGALRLTGARLAARLEPGRVVLEDLSGGYLGGKVEGEGTVENRAEPGGTGGTGGVISARLNASGLDVQALRRELGIGQIDLQGRMDGHVTLSAGGETLNGAMRAAHASAVVSMAGGSIARELIELASQDLRGLFRTARGQSAISCLLGVVDLRGGVATVAPFRLRAEHGTVAGNGRFDLGRRQMDLTFGSVGSTTGALALDIPVRVSGAFAAPAIRPARWTAEGRAMLAAGNVLGRIPPELRDFARRSPCLSG, from the coding sequence GGGCCGGATCGGCGGCACGCTGCTGGGGCGGGACCTTTCCTTCACCGGGCTGAAGGTGGTGCCGGGGCACTGGACGCGTCTGGAGGCGCGGGGCCTGCGGCTGGCCGGGCTTCCCGGCGCGGCGCCCATGCTGGAAATCGCCCAGGCCGAGGGGGAGCTGGATATCCTGTCGCTGTTCCAGGGGCCGCCCGTGCTGCGGCACCTGTCGGTGTCCGGCGCGAGGCTGCGACTGGAGCGGACGCCGGACGGCACCGGCAACTGGCATTTCGGCGCGAAACCCTCGGTGGCCTCCTCAGGGGGCGCCTCCGGGGAAGTCCGGACGGCTTCCCCGGAGGCGCCCCGCGGCGCCGGCCGGCAGGCGGCCCCGGAGGCACGGGGGAACGGGCCGGAGGCCCTGCCGCCGGTCGATCCGTCCGGCCGGGCGGGCATCCCGGTGCTGCTGGACCTCGCCCTGGCCGATGGCGAGGTGGAGATCGCCACCTCCAGCGGCAACCGGCTGCATGTCCGGCTGGACCGCGTCTCCCTCGGCGCCGAGGATCTGGACCAGCCGGTGCGGCTCGGCGCCCAGGGGGCCTATAACGGCCTGCCGCTGCGCTTGCAGGCCGATCTCGCCTCCTTCCTCGCGCTGCGCGACACGGGCGAACCCTGCGCCGTCACGTTGCGCGTGAGTTCCGGGGATACCAGCCTGGGCTTCGGCGGCACCATGGTCGATCCGCTGAACCTGGACGGCGCGAAAGGGCAGCTCGTGCTGGAGGCGGCGTCGCCGGATGTCCTGCTTTCCATCGTGGGGTCGCCGCCGGCGCAGCCCGGGCAGGGCCCGGCGCTCCGCCTCGCGGGCATGCTGGAACGGTCCGGCGATCATTGGCGGCTGCGCGATGCCACGGGCAGCCTGGGCGGCGCGGCCATCACGGGCGGGCGGCTGCGGCTCGACGAAGGCGCCCGGGGCCAGCCGGACAGCCTCGCCCTCGACCTGCCCTTCGGCCGCCTGGACCTGAACCGGCTGCTCGGTGGCGCGTCCTCCGGCCGTTCGGGGGAGGCCGACCTGTCGCTGGAGGTGGACCGCTCCCCGGACATGCTGGTCTCGGCCCGGCTCAGCGCGGAACAGCTCGACTATGGCGCGCTGCGCCTCACCGGCGCGCGGCTCGCCGCCAGGCTGGAGCCGGGCCGCGTGGTGCTGGAGGATCTTTCGGGGGGCTATCTCGGCGGCAAGGTGGAGGGCGAGGGGACGGTGGAGAACCGTGCGGAGCCCGGCGGCACGGGCGGCACGGGCGGCGTCATCTCCGCCCGGCTCAACGCCAGTGGCCTGGATGTCCAGGCCCTGCGGCGGGAGCTGGGCATCGGCCAGATCGACCTCCAGGGCCGGATGGACGGGCATGTCACGCTCAGCGCCGGCGGGGAGACGCTCAACGGCGCCATGCGGGCCGCCCATGCCTCGGCCGTGGTGAGCATGGCGGGCGGCAGCATCGCGCGTGAGCTGATCGAGCTCGCCTCGCAGGACCTGCGGGGCCTCTTCCGCACCGCCCGGGGCCAGAGCGCGATTTCCTGCCTGCTGGGGGTGGTGGACCTGCGCGGCGGCGTGGCCACGGTCGCGCCCTTCCGTCTGCGGGCCGAGCACGGGACCGTCGCCGGCAATGGCCGCTTCGACCTGGGCCGCCGGCAGATGGACCTGACCTTCGGCAGCGTGGGATCGACCACCGGCGCCCTGGCGCTGGACATCCCGGTGCGGGTCAGCGGCGCCTTCGCCGCCCCCGCCATCCGCCCCGCCCGCTGGACGGCGGAAGGACGCGCCATGCTGGCCGCCGGCAACGTGCTGGGGCGCATCCCGCCGGAACTCCGGGACTTCGCCCGCCGCAGCCCCTGTCTCTCCGGCTGA
- the rpe gene encoding ribulose-phosphate 3-epimerase, translating to MSRPVRIAPSLLAADFARLGEEVRAIEAAGADWLHLDIMDGHFVPNISFGPALVRALRKHCTLPFDVHLMIAPADPYLVAFAEAGAHVISLHPEAGPHLHRSLQTIRSLGCKAGVVLNPATPVSALENVLDLLDLVLVMTVNPGFGGQSFLTSQLPKIEALRRMIDTSGRDIALEIDGGVTDQTAPLCLAAGADTLVAGTAVFGKPDYAAAIAALRPGATQGGGGETLRRPE from the coding sequence GTGTCCAGACCCGTCCGCATCGCCCCATCCCTCCTGGCCGCCGACTTCGCCCGATTGGGCGAAGAGGTCCGCGCCATCGAAGCCGCCGGCGCCGACTGGCTGCATCTCGACATCATGGACGGCCATTTCGTGCCGAACATCTCCTTCGGCCCGGCCCTGGTGCGCGCCCTGCGCAAGCACTGCACGCTGCCCTTCGACGTGCACCTGATGATCGCGCCGGCCGATCCCTACCTGGTCGCCTTCGCCGAGGCCGGGGCGCATGTCATCTCGCTGCATCCGGAGGCCGGGCCGCACCTGCACCGCTCCCTGCAGACGATCCGCAGCCTGGGCTGCAAGGCAGGGGTGGTGCTCAACCCCGCCACGCCGGTCTCGGCGCTGGAAAACGTGCTGGACCTGCTCGACCTCGTGCTGGTGATGACGGTCAATCCGGGCTTCGGCGGCCAGTCCTTCCTGACCTCGCAACTGCCGAAGATCGAGGCGCTGCGCCGCATGATCGACACCTCCGGCCGCGACATCGCGCTGGAGATCGACGGCGGCGTCACCGACCAGACCGCGCCGCTCTGCCTCGCGGCCGGCGCCGACACGCTGGTGGCCGGCACCGCCGTCTTCGGCAAGCCGGATTACGCCGCGGCCATCGCCGCGCTGCGCCCCGGGGCCACGCAGGGCGGGGGCGGCGAGACGTTGCGGAGACCGGAATGA